TTCAAGCGTTCAACAGTATCAATATGATAGGAAGGAATTTTCCGCTCAAAAGCAATTTGTTGCAACTGAGTAGTATTCGATGAATTAAACCCACCAATTACTACCATTAAATCTAAATTATCTTCCACTAACTCCAACATGGCATCTTGACGTTCTTGGGTAGCGTCACAAATGGTGTTGAAGCTTTGGAAATGCTGATTTAACTCAATAGGGCCATATTTCTGCAACATAGTCCGCTCAAAAAGCTTACCGATTTCCTCAGTTTCACCTTTAAGCATAGTAGTTTGGTTGGCAATGCCAACTCTTGCTAAATCTTGATCGGGGTCAAATCCAGCTGAACAAGCTTTAGCAAATTTGGTCAAAAATTCTTCACGGTTCCCGCCATTGATAATATAGCTAGCAACATATTCTGCTTCTGGCAAATTTAATACTATTAAATACTTGCCAGCAAAAGAACTAGTCGCAACTGTTTCTTCATGTTTATATTTACCGTGAATAATGGAAGTATAATCAATTTTTTTGTGCTTTTCTACTGTATTCCAAACTTTAGATACCCAAGGACAAGTAGTATCAACAATTTTGCAGCCTTTATCGTGAAGTATCTGCATTTCTTGAACGCTAGCCCCAAAGGCGGGTAAGATGACGACATCACCAGTTCCAACAACAGAAAAGTCTTTATTCTTTCCTTCAACAGGGATGAATTCTACTTCCATTTCCTGCATCCGCTGATTTACAGAAGGGTTGTGGATAATCTCGTTAGTAATCCAAATTTTTTCTGTAGGGAAGTGCTGACGGGTTTCGTAAGCCATTGCTACAGCTCGTTCTACACCCCAGCAAAAGCCAAAGGCTTTTGCTAGTCGGATTGTCACATTGCCCCGTTGTAGAGTGTAATTGCGATCGCGAATTTCTTGAATCAAGTTACTCTGATACTCTGACTGCAACTGAGTAGCAACTTCTGCTTGATGACCAAAGCCCTTGCGATTGTAATTTTCTGAATGTTGGAGGCTGCGCTTAAAAGCTTTTGTATCCATGAGATTTGTCTACTTAAACCACTATTTATTATTTTCTCGTGCCCAGACGCGATTTATACAGAGTTGTATTCAAAGATATTATCAGAGGGGGGGGGAAGGCAAAAGGATAAGAGGTAAAAGGATTTAATGCCTTTACCCTTTCCCCTTTAACCTTTTACCCTCTTTTTCTTGCTGGGGTTTTAATTCGATCTCGCTATAAATCTGCAATGCAGAACGCCAAACTATATAACCTTCTGGACTTAAGTGCAAGCCATCAGTAGTAAATTCGCGGCGGAGATTTCCTTGTTTGTTGGTAAACAGGGGATGTAAATCGAGATATTTGACATCTTTTTTGGTACAGATGCTTTGTAGTTGCTGATTCAACTCGCGAATGCGACTATTGGCAACAGCCAACAAGTTTCCTCGTCCTTTCCAGGTTGCATCCTCTGCCCCATGTGGCAAAATCGACTGAACAACAATTTGTGCTGTGGGATGTGTCTTTCGTAGGTAATTGATAATTTGCCGTTGATTATCTAAAATTTCTCCATCACTCATCCCCCGAATAAGGTCATTAATGCCAATCATCACAAAAATCACCTCTGGCTGGGTGCGGTTAAATATTGTTAATCTTTTCAAGAGACCATTACTGGTTTCGCCAGAAATTCCTTGATTGAGCCAACTTTTACCCTCAGGTAATAACTCAGGAGGAAACCACAAACTCAAAGAATCTCCCGCCAGGATGCTTAAATGCGGAGGACGTTGGTCAGCAGCCACCTTGGCTTCTTGCTTGAGAATATCTACCCACTCCTGGTAAGTGAGTTGGTGACGGCGACCTAAATCAGGTGTAGCAATTGGGCGATCGCTATTTAGGTTGATTGCCTGTGGGGATGTTACTATCCCAAAAAAAGCGGCCAATCTCTGCTGTTGCCAAATTAGCAGAATGACCGCCAACATTAGGATGCCGTTGGTTAACAGCGAGAAAAATGCCCAGAGAGGAAAGGTTTTAAAAGAAGTAGACACGACTAGCGAAATTTACCAATTATTTGAATCAAATTTTAACGCTAGCGATCGCAAATTAGCCCAATTTTGGATTTTGAATTTTGGATTGAAAGAAAAATCTAAAATCTAAAATCTAAAATCCAAAATTGAATGACTCCCTACTCCCTACTGAGTCGGACGATCGCCAAACTCGGAGTTGTAACCTTCTTCGCCGTGTTCGTTGATATCTAAACCTTGCAATTCTGCTTCCTCTTTAACTCGCAGCCCGACTGTAGCATCGATAACCTTGAGAATAATCCACGTACCAATACCTGCGATCGCATAAGCAACGGCAATTGCTACTAGCTCAACTCCCAATTCACCAAGATTACCACGCAGCACTCCTTCTTTACCTCCACCGTTGACTTGAGTCGTGGCAAAGACTGCGGTTAAAATTGCCCCTACTGTACCACCAACCCCATGCACGGGATAGGTATCTAAAGCATCGTCAATTTCTAGCTTGTGCTTAAAACTAATGGCATAGAAGCAAACAAAGGCGGTGATGAAACCAATTAAAATCGCTGATAGCGGTGTGACAAATCCGGCGGCGGGAGTAATGCCAACTAAACCAGCAACGGCTCCTGTCGCTGCTCCCACGGCGGTTGGTTTACCCCGCAAAGCTGCTTCTAAAATTAACCACATTAAAGCCGCCGCCGCCGCTGCTGCATTGGTGGCGACAAAGGCTGTGGTTGCCAAATTTGTAACTACAGTGCCAGAAGTTCCACTAGCAACTGATAGGGCACTACCAGCGTTGAAGCCGAACCAACCAAACCACAGCAAGCCAGCACCTAACAAAATAAATGGAACGTTGTGCGGTGGGCTAAGGCGATCGGGATGGGTTTTCCGGGGACCAAGGACGATCGCTGCTACTAGGGCTGAAACACCGGAACTAATATGAACTACTGTGCCACCTGCAAAGTCGAGGGCACCCAATCCACCATACAAACCTAAAAATCCACCTTTCGCCCATACCATGTGAGCTAGAGGGGCGTAAACAAAGGTTGACCACAGTAGGACAAACAGTGAATAGGCGCGGAAACTCATCCGTTCTGCGATCGCTCCAGAAATTAAGGCTGGGGTGATAATCGCAAACATGGCTTGATAGATCATGAATGCCTGGTGGGGTATCGTTCCGGCATAAGAGACGACTTCCGGCGGATTTGACCCTTTAAGATAATCGGTGACTTCTAACCCGACACCATTCAACCCAAGCCACTGCAATCCACCGATAAAGGGTAAACCTGGCGCAAAAGAAAGACTATAGCCCCAGAGAATCCAGGTAACTCCCACAATTGCCATTAACACAAAGCTCATCATCAATGTGTTTAAGACGTTGCGCGATCGCACAAATCCACCATAGAAAAATGCCAATCCTGGTGTCATTAGTAGTACGAGCGCTGCTGAAATCAGCATAAATGCTGTATCTCCAGTATCAGCAGTAGGTGGAGCAGCAGCAGCAGGGGTTTGGGCAAAAGCATTACCCATCAACGGCCCTGCCAAAAACAGTAGGGTCATAGCCCCAACGATCACAAATTTCTTCAACACTTCTTTCTCTTCCTAAGCACCGATGATTTGTATACTTAACTACATTTGATTACTTTTAGTTTCACATTTTTGTCTTTAAAGTTACTTAACCTGAATTTTCTGGAAATGTTAACAAAAATATAATCCTGATTGTAGTTGCCAAGATCGAAATAAGGGTGTATTGATGCAATGATTGCATCTTTTTTTTAGAAGAATAGCATTTTATTCAAGCACTACAAAATTCCAAATTTTTAGTTACTTACTGTTACAAACCAAAATAATTCTGAGAATAGATAAATATTGTAAATTATAGCCAGTATTCTCAGGAAATTTACACAAAAAATATCTCATGAGTTCTCTTCATATCTCCCGTATGAACGCGTAGATATCTACTTGCCTGATTCTCATCGCTTAGTTGCAAAAAAACTTTTGCAATTTTGCGTGAGATTATCATCTGTTTTAAAGGGAACAATATAAAAGCTATTGGTCAAAAATAATATAGAAAATTTACTTAATTTCTCGGAGTAAACATGATAATTAATACACTCGCTAAAGCTAAACATACTCCGATTAAGTCGTAACGGTCTGGAGTTACCCCGTCTACCTTCCAGCCCCAAAGCGTTGCCATTGCAATAAACACGCCGCCATAAGCTGCATATACTCTGCCAAAATTTGTCGGCTGGAGAGTTGCAAGAACCCCGTAGAAAGCTAAAGCAATTCCTCCCAATAGACCCCACCAGAAAGGCTTCCCCTCGCGCAACCACAACCAGATCAGGTAGCCACCCCCAATTTCAAAGAAACCAGCCCACAAAAAATACAGTAGTGACTTAATCATTTGACCGATTATTTAATAAATCGAACTCAGTGAAATTACGCTAACGCTTTTAACTAAACTATTGTCATTAATTAAAGTAAGTTTGTTGACCAAATGGGGATTGGGCATTGAAAAGAGGCAGAGGGTCGGGGTGCAGGGGGCAAGGGGGAGAA
This Nostoc sp. C052 DNA region includes the following protein-coding sequences:
- a CDS encoding 4-hydroxy-3-methylbut-2-enyl diphosphate reductase; translation: MDTKAFKRSLQHSENYNRKGFGHQAEVATQLQSEYQSNLIQEIRDRNYTLQRGNVTIRLAKAFGFCWGVERAVAMAYETRQHFPTEKIWITNEIIHNPSVNQRMQEMEVEFIPVEGKNKDFSVVGTGDVVILPAFGASVQEMQILHDKGCKIVDTTCPWVSKVWNTVEKHKKIDYTSIIHGKYKHEETVATSSFAGKYLIVLNLPEAEYVASYIINGGNREEFLTKFAKACSAGFDPDQDLARVGIANQTTMLKGETEEIGKLFERTMLQKYGPIELNQHFQSFNTICDATQERQDAMLELVEDNLDLMVVIGGFNSSNTTQLQQIAFERKIPSYHIDTVERLKSGNSIEHRQLNGQLITTENWLPKGEISVGITSGASTPDKVVEDVIEKIFAVKK
- a CDS encoding SGNH/GDSL hydrolase family protein: MSTSFKTFPLWAFFSLLTNGILMLAVILLIWQQQRLAAFFGIVTSPQAINLNSDRPIATPDLGRRHQLTYQEWVDILKQEAKVAADQRPPHLSILAGDSLSLWFPPELLPEGKSWLNQGISGETSNGLLKRLTIFNRTQPEVIFVMIGINDLIRGMSDGEILDNQRQIINYLRKTHPTAQIVVQSILPHGAEDATWKGRGNLLAVANSRIRELNQQLQSICTKKDVKYLDLHPLFTNKQGNLRREFTTDGLHLSPEGYIVWRSALQIYSEIELKPQQEKEGKRLKGKG
- a CDS encoding ammonium transporter, with amino-acid sequence MTLLFLAGPLMGNAFAQTPAAAAPPTADTGDTAFMLISAALVLLMTPGLAFFYGGFVRSRNVLNTLMMSFVLMAIVGVTWILWGYSLSFAPGLPFIGGLQWLGLNGVGLEVTDYLKGSNPPEVVSYAGTIPHQAFMIYQAMFAIITPALISGAIAERMSFRAYSLFVLLWSTFVYAPLAHMVWAKGGFLGLYGGLGALDFAGGTVVHISSGVSALVAAIVLGPRKTHPDRLSPPHNVPFILLGAGLLWFGWFGFNAGSALSVASGTSGTVVTNLATTAFVATNAAAAAAALMWLILEAALRGKPTAVGAATGAVAGLVGITPAAGFVTPLSAILIGFITAFVCFYAISFKHKLEIDDALDTYPVHGVGGTVGAILTAVFATTQVNGGGKEGVLRGNLGELGVELVAIAVAYAIAGIGTWIILKVIDATVGLRVKEEAELQGLDINEHGEEGYNSEFGDRPTQ
- a CDS encoding YnfA family protein, which encodes MIKSLLYFLWAGFFEIGGGYLIWLWLREGKPFWWGLLGGIALAFYGVLATLQPTNFGRVYAAYGGVFIAMATLWGWKVDGVTPDRYDLIGVCLALASVLIIMFTPRN